One window of the Halobacillus litoralis genome contains the following:
- a CDS encoding cold-shock protein, translating into MKTGTVKWFNAEKGFGFIEVEGEDDVFVHFSAINEEGFKSLEEGQAVEFEVTEGNRGPQAANVTKI; encoded by the coding sequence ATGAAAACAGGTACAGTGAAGTGGTTTAACGCGGAAAAAGGTTTCGGTTTTATCGAGGTTGAAGGGGAAGACGATGTATTCGTACACTTCAGCGCAATCAACGAAGAAGGCTTCAAATCTCTTGAAGAAGGTCAAGCAGTAGAGTTTGAAGTTACTGAAGGAAATCGCGGACCACAAGCTGCAAACGTAACTAAAATATAA
- a CDS encoding SurA N-terminal domain-containing protein, with product MKKTFLIVLIGFLVTIGLAACSNSDDESAEGNNEETEQENSGQSDETANEEEATGPVAVVNGEELSREEFNQQLDIMKQQYEQYGMDIEGQEDQIKQSVVDQMIGAELLSQKAEEADIEISSEEVDQRYEEMTGQFENEEQLQAALDENNTTEEELKEQVKLQMKVDEYIAGETEETEVTEEELQTQYDTLKEQQEDVGSFEEVKPTLEQQLKTQKEQEQVTKLVEKLREEADVEVKI from the coding sequence ATGAAAAAAACGTTTTTGATTGTGCTGATCGGTTTTCTCGTGACCATCGGTTTAGCTGCATGCTCGAATTCTGATGATGAATCCGCTGAAGGTAATAATGAAGAAACCGAACAAGAAAATAGCGGACAATCGGATGAAACAGCAAATGAAGAGGAAGCAACTGGGCCAGTAGCTGTTGTAAACGGTGAAGAGCTATCCCGAGAGGAGTTCAACCAGCAGTTGGACATCATGAAGCAACAGTACGAACAGTATGGCATGGATATTGAGGGTCAAGAGGACCAAATCAAACAATCGGTCGTCGATCAAATGATTGGAGCAGAACTTCTCAGTCAAAAAGCTGAAGAAGCAGATATTGAGATTTCCAGTGAAGAAGTCGATCAAAGATATGAAGAAATGACCGGTCAATTCGAGAATGAAGAACAGTTGCAAGCCGCCCTGGATGAAAATAACACTACAGAAGAAGAACTGAAAGAGCAGGTCAAACTTCAGATGAAAGTTGATGAATATATCGCTGGGGAAACAGAAGAAACTGAAGTGACAGAAGAAGAACTGCAGACCCAATACGATACCTTAAAAGAACAGCAAGAGGATGTAGGATCATTTGAAGAAGTGAAACCTACACTTGAGCAGCAATTGAAAACGCAAAAAGAACAAGAACAAGTCACAAAGCTTGTTGAAAAACTACGCGAAGAAGCCGATGTCGAAGTCAAAATATAA
- a CDS encoding cold-shock protein, whose product MAFGKKNQAEIKEEDTKIWVCSSEDCNCWMRDNFRTNNEKKCPMCGNPMEEENKVLQVVENNSLYYKSQS is encoded by the coding sequence ATGGCTTTCGGTAAAAAGAATCAGGCTGAAATCAAAGAAGAAGATACAAAGATCTGGGTGTGTTCATCCGAAGATTGTAATTGTTGGATGAGAGATAACTTCAGAACGAATAACGAGAAAAAATGTCCGATGTGCGGCAATCCGATGGAGGAAGAGAACAAAGTCCTTCAGGTAGTAGAAAACAACAGTCTATACTATAAATCTCAATCATGA
- a CDS encoding superoxide dismutase family protein: protein MNPYAQQGPYRQTYASETAQVSFLSSPLAPELKGAMQFYQMPYGVEVFVQVEGLPAFQKAKNGKQVGPHGFHIHEKGVCEIGDGKDPFSSAGGHWNPDGQPHGNHAGDFPVLFSNHGRARMIFFTDRFQVKDIIGKTVIIHDGPDDYQSQPSGDSGKRIACGLIEKS from the coding sequence GTGAATCCATATGCTCAGCAAGGGCCCTATCGGCAAACCTATGCATCTGAAACAGCTCAAGTCAGCTTTTTGAGCAGTCCTCTTGCACCTGAATTGAAGGGTGCGATGCAATTTTATCAGATGCCTTATGGAGTGGAAGTGTTTGTTCAGGTCGAGGGGTTACCAGCATTTCAAAAAGCGAAAAACGGCAAACAAGTAGGGCCTCACGGTTTTCATATCCATGAAAAGGGAGTTTGCGAAATCGGTGATGGGAAAGATCCTTTCAGTTCAGCAGGAGGGCACTGGAATCCGGATGGACAGCCACACGGAAATCATGCAGGGGACTTTCCTGTACTTTTCTCAAATCACGGAAGGGCGAGGATGATATTTTTCACGGATCGCTTTCAAGTGAAAGACATAATCGGTAAAACAGTGATTATCCATGACGGACCAGATGATTACCAGTCACAGCCGAGTGGAGATTCAGGTAAAAGGATTGCTTGCGGTCTCATTGAAAAATCGTGA